Proteins encoded in a region of the Rhizobium sp. CC-YZS058 genome:
- a CDS encoding aldo/keto reductase has translation MKTTRLGRTGLEVSALCLGCMTYGVPERGNHSWTLPEEESRPLIRQALERGITFFDTANSYSDGTSEEIVGRALKEFARRDEIVLATKVFFPLGPHGAKPQPNMAGLSRKAIFQSIDASLRRLGTDYVDLYQIHRWDYQTPIEETLEALHDVVKAGKARYIGASSMYAWQFAKALAVSERHGWKRFVSMQNHLNLLYREEEREMLPLCADQGIGVIPWSPLARGRLTRAQEETTTRGETDTVTRALYTATAEADRQVIEAVGAVAAERGVPRAQVALAWLLSKPGITAPIIGASRPGHLDDAIAALALTLSEEERQRLEAPYVPHAVAGFS, from the coding sequence ATGAAGACCACCCGTCTCGGCCGCACCGGCCTTGAAGTGTCCGCCCTCTGCCTCGGCTGCATGACCTATGGCGTGCCCGAGCGCGGCAATCACAGCTGGACGCTGCCGGAGGAAGAAAGCCGGCCGCTGATCCGCCAGGCGCTGGAGCGCGGCATCACCTTCTTCGACACGGCCAACAGCTATTCCGACGGCACCTCGGAGGAGATCGTCGGGCGGGCGCTCAAGGAATTCGCCCGGCGCGACGAGATCGTGCTTGCCACCAAGGTGTTCTTTCCGCTGGGCCCCCATGGCGCCAAGCCGCAGCCGAACATGGCCGGGCTTTCGCGCAAGGCGATCTTCCAGTCGATCGATGCCAGCCTCCGGCGGCTCGGCACCGACTATGTCGATCTCTACCAGATCCACCGCTGGGATTACCAAACCCCGATCGAGGAAACGCTGGAAGCGCTGCATGATGTGGTGAAGGCCGGCAAGGCGCGCTATATCGGCGCCTCCTCCATGTATGCCTGGCAGTTCGCCAAGGCGCTCGCCGTGTCCGAGCGGCATGGCTGGAAGCGCTTCGTCAGCATGCAGAACCACCTGAACCTGCTCTACCGGGAGGAGGAGCGCGAAATGCTGCCGCTCTGCGCCGACCAGGGCATCGGCGTCATTCCCTGGAGCCCGCTTGCCCGCGGCCGGCTGACCCGCGCGCAGGAGGAAACGACGACGCGCGGCGAGACCGACACCGTCACCCGCGCGCTCTACACCGCCACGGCCGAGGCCGACCGGCAGGTGATCGAGGCCGTCGGCGCCGTGGCGGCCGAACGCGGCGTGCCACGCGCGCAGGTCGCGCTCGCCTGGCTCCTGTCCAAGCCCGGCATCACCGCCCCGATCATCGGCGCCTCCAGGCCCGGCCATCTCGACGATGCCATCGCCGCCCTCGCGCTGACCTTGAGCGAGGAGGAACGCCAGCGGCTGGAGGCCCCCTATGTGCCCCACGCGGTCGCGGGCTTCAGCTAA